The Cylindrospermum stagnale PCC 7417 genome segment AAATCTCAGAAGAAGAGAATCCAAATAGAAGAAAATTCCCCTTTTATCCTGCAAGAAATACTGAAGAATGGCGTAGCAAAAACTTACAATATGTCTCTCCTCCTTTCCCCTATATTCCCCTCAGTACTACTTAAGTAAACTTACTTAATTGATTGCCTTGTTGACTCATTTTCTGAGTAGGTAAACTACAAATACAGTATCTATAAGCAGGTTGGTTGAATTTCACCAATCTGCTTACGTATGTTATTTAATAAATAAAAAGCATACTTCCTAAACCAGACTCCCAATTCTAATATGATTCACAATCAAGATATTCTTCAAAAAGACTACCAGATTATTGAAAAAATATATGAAAGTGCTAGTTCATTGATCTATCGAGCCATTCTCAAGCTTAATAATCAACCCATTATTCTGAAGATTCTTAAGGAAGATTATCCCAGCCCCTCAGAACTCACCCGATATAAACAGGAATATGAAATTACAAGTTCCTTAAACGCAGATAACATTATTAAAGCCTACAAATTACAGCGATATAAAAATAGTTTAGTAATGCTGTTGGAAGACTTTGGCGGTGAATCTTTAAAAATTTTAATATCCAAACATCAATTTAGCTTAGAAGTATTTCTGACCATTGCTATCAAGACCACTGAGAGTTTAGCAGCTATTCACAACGCTAATATTATTCACAAAGACATTAACTCTGCCAACATTGTCTATAACCAAGAAACTAGACAACTGAAAATAATTGACTTTGGTATTTCTACTCGTTTATCTCAAGAAAATCAGATTATTAGCAATATCAATCAATTAGAAGGAACATTAGCTTATATTTCTCCAGAACAAACTGGTAGAATGAACCGGGGTATAGATTACCGGAGTGATTTTTATTCTTTAGGTGTCACTTTCTATGAACTATTAACAAATCAACTTCCATTTACTACCAATGACCCCATAGAATTAGTCCATTGTCATATCGCACAACACCCAAAAATACCAAATGAACTGATTGCTTCAATTCCTTTAACATTATCTAATATCATTATCAAATTGTTAGCAAAAACCCCAGAGGAAAGATATCAAAGTGCTTGGGGAATTAAAGCAGATTTAGAAACTTGTCTCCAGCAATTAAAAACTACAGGAAACATTGGTCATTTTTCTTTAGGATCTCAGGATATTTCTGATAAGTTTCATATTCCACAAAAACTCTATGGACGAGAGCAGGAAATTACTCAACTGTTAACTACTTTTGAGCGAGTTAGCCAAGGTAAAGCGGAAATAATTCTGGTTTCTGGTTATTCAGGTATCGGTAAATCTGCCTTAGTTAATGAAATTCATAAACCAATTACAAAACAAAGAGGATTCTTTATCAATGGTAAATTTGACCAGTTACAACGAGATATTCCTTATGCAGCAATAACCCAAGCTTGGCAAGGTTTAGTCCGTCAACTCTTGAGTGAACCGGAAATCACCCTAAAAACTTGGAAAGAAAAAATTTTAGCAGTTTTAGGAAATAATAGTCAAATAATTATTGATATCATTCCTGACTTAGAAAAGATTATCGGTAAACAGCCACCAGTTGAGCAACTAGGAGCAACGGAAACACAAGATAGATTTAACTTATTTTTTGCCAGATTTGTCCACATTTTCAGTCAAAAAGAACACCCCTTAACAATCTTTCTCGATGACTTACAATGGGCTGATTTACCATCTTTGAATTTAATTGAAAAACTAATTACCAATGTTGACAGCCAATATTTATTGATTATAGGGGCATACCGAAATAATGAAGTCAGTCCTACCCATCCTTTAACGCAAACATTAGAGCAAATTAAAAAAGCTGAAGTTATAATTAATCAAATTATGCTTCAACCTTTGGGAATTAGCGATGTTAAACAATTAATGGCTGATACCCTAAATTGCTCTAGAGAAGATGTACAACCTTTAGCAGAGTTAGTCACTAAAAAAACTGCTGGTAATTCTTTCTTTATCACTCAATTACTCCAAACATTGTATAAAGAAAAACTATTAGTGTTGAATGTTCCTCAACTCCCCATTCATCAAAGAGAAAATAATCAGGGTTTTTGGCAGTGGAATATTGAGAAAATTCAACAAATAGGTATAACTGATAATGTAGTTGACTTGGTGGTCAGAAAGATTGAAAAACTAGAGCAAAATACACAAAATATTTTAAAATTAGCTGCTTGTATAGGCAACAGATTTAATTTAGAAATTCTGTCCATTGTCAATAGAAAATCACTGACTTTCACTTCTCAGGAAATACAGCCAGCACTTCAGGAGGGTTTGATTATTCCCCTAAGCAATGACTATAAATTACCCTTGCTATGGAGTGAAGAAGAAATATCAGGTGATACTTCAGAAATTTCCTCGGACTTCATCCTCAAAAATTCCACATCTATTCCCTATAAATTTTTACATGATCGAGTACAACAAGCGGCTTACAGTCTGATTTTAGAAGCAGAGAAAAAATCTATTCATTTGCAAATAGGCCGTTTGTTGAGGAACAATACTCCAGCAGATGAATTAGAGGAAAATATTTTTAATATTGTTCATCAACTTAACGAAGGATTAAGTTTAATTACTGAGCCATTAGAAAAATATGAGTTAGCTAAATTGAATCTTCAAGCAGCTAAAAAATCTAAAGCCTCGACAGCTTATGAACCCGCTCTTAAATATTTAGAAATGGGATTAAGTCTCTTAGGATCAAATAGCTGGAATGAGCAATATACATTGACATGGGAATTGCATATAGAAACTTTAGAGTTGCTTTACTTAAACACTAAATTTGATCAATTTGAAGAGTTTTCTAATACTGTTCTGCAACAAGCCCAAGAAATTCTTGATCAAGCAAAAATTAATCAGCTACAAATATTATACTATTGTACGACATTTCAAGCTAATAAAGCAATAGACATTGCTATTAAAATTTCAAGAAAGTTGGGAACACATATTTCTCAAGAACAGGGCGATATAGAAAATAAAATTGCACAACAACAAGACTTAATACAATTATTTTTACAGGATAAAAACCTTGAATATTTATATCAATTACCTGTAATGACCGATAAGTATCAAATAGCGATAGTACAAATACTACAACAAATTATTGCAGCTACACATACGACAAACTTCCCTTTATTTGTTGAAATAATATTGATTCAGCTTAATCTTTGTATAAAATATGGAAATCCACCTAATGCTGCTTATATATATAATACTTATGGAATGCTTTTGTGTAGCATAAAACAAGATATTGATTATGGATATCAGTTTGGCAATTTGGCTCTCAAGCTAGTAGAAAAATCTAAAATTAAAAAATTAGAAGTTTTTGTTTTACAAATGTATTATGGACAGATATGGCATTGGAAAGAGTATCTCAGGAATATAGTTGCACAAAATAAATTAATATATGGCTTTAAAATAGGCATAGATACTGGAGGAAATGAGTTTGCTTCTTATGTAGCTATAAATTATTGCTTGATCAAGTTTTTCGGGGGACAAAATTTAGAAGAAGTTGAGCAGGATTACCAAAAATATTCTGGGGTTATTAAAAACTTAAAACTACAATTTTCTATATTTATTATGGAAACGTTTCATAAATTAATAATTAAATTTTTAGGTATAAATAATTATGATAAATTAATAATTAGTGATAACGTAGAACAAGAATATTTAGAAAATTGGATTCAGAATAATAGTCAATGGTTAATCTTTTTTTTCTATTTTACCAGAACATTTTATTGTTATCTTTTAAAAGATTATGCTTGTGCTTGTGCTAATGGAATTAAGGCAGAAAAATATGTAGAAGCTTCTAGTTCATTTCTAACTGCTCCCCAGCATAATTTTTATTCTTCTCTTTCTTATCTTGCTCATTATAGTGCTTGTGATATCAAGCAGCAACAAAATTTAATTGAGCAAGTAGATAAAAATCAAGAGAGCATGAAAATATGGTCTAACCATTGTCCAGAAAATTTTCAACATAAATATGATTTAGTGGCGGCTGAAAAAGCACGAGCATTAGTCCAATATTGGCAAGCGGAAGACCTTTATGAACGAGCTATTCAAGGGGCTAAAAAATATGAATTTATCCACGAAGAAGCTCTAGCTTATGAACGAGCAGCAGAATTTTATTTGCACCTGGGTAGGGAAGAAATTGGCCAGTTATATCTGAGAAATGCCCACCATTGTTACACTCGCTGGGGAGCTAAAGCCAAAGTCAAGCAATTAGAAGATGAATATCCAGAATATTTTATAGGAAATACAAACCAAGGGACAGCTAAAAGCCTCAGCACAACTATCTCTACTAGCGGTAGTAATGGAGAATTCCTTGACTTAACAACGGTTATTAAAGCATCTCAAGCCCTAGCCGGAGAAATTGTTCTGAACAAGTTGCTGGCAAAGTTAATGAAAATAATGATTGAGAATGCAGGCGCTCGAAAAGGCTTTTTGCTTCTACATTCTGATGATAACTGGGTCATTGAAGCAGTGGGAGCAATAGATTCTGATGATGTTACCATACTACAATCTATTCCAGTAGACTCACCAGATGCCTCCACCCCGTTGCTCTCAACCGCTATCATCAACTATGTCGCCCGCACCCAGGAAAATGTAGTTCTCAATGATGCCACCCAGGAGGGACAATTTACCCGCGACCCCTACATTGTCATCACTCAACCTAAATCAATTCTCTGCACTCCCCTACTGAATCAAGGGAAATTGAGCGGTATTTTATATTTAGAAAATAATCTCGCAACTGGGGCATTTACACCAGAGCGAGTGGAAGTCTTAAATATCCTTTCTAGTCAAGCCGCTATCTCTATTAAAAATTCTCGCCTCTACGCAACCCTGGAGCAAAAAGTAGAAAAGCGTACTCAAGAACTATCACAGACTCTAGAAATTCTTAAAGAAACTCAAGCTAAATTGGAATTTGAGAATGCGCTGCTCAAAAGTGCCGAAGAAGCCTCAATTTATGATTATCAAGTTGGCGGTAGTTTGCCAATTGATGCTCCTACTTATGTAGTGCGCTCTGCCGACCGTTATCTCTACAAAGCATTGAAGAGTGGAGAGTTTTGTTACATTCTCAATACACGACAAATGGGTAAATCAAGTTTGATGGTGCGGATGATGCACTACTTACAACAAGAAAGTTTTTGCTGTGCTGCCATTGATATGACCCGAATTGGCAGTGAAAACATTACCCCAGAACAATGGTATAAGGGATTAGCTGTTGAGTTGTGGCAAGGTTTTGACCTGCTAGGTAAGGTTAATTTAAAAGCTTGGTGGCAAGAAAATATCGAACTTTCCCCTGTGCAGCGATTGAGTAGATTTTTTGAAGAAGTTTTGTTAGGCGAAGTTAAATTGCCGGATAATACTCTTGCACCTAAAATAGTCATCTTTTTAGATGAAATTGATAGTGTTTTAGGTTTGGACTTTTCAGTTAATGATTTCTTTGCCCTGGTTCGCTCCTGCTATAATCAGCGCGGTATTAATCCAGAGTATCAGCGGTTGTGCTTTGTTTTATTGGGAGTTGCTACTCCGAGTGATTTAATTACAGATTATCGCCGTACGCCTTTTAATATTGGTCAGGCAATTCAACTGCATGGCTTCCAATTACACGAAGCTCAACCTCTGCTTCAAGGTTTATCAGACAAGGTGAGCAACCCACAAGCAGTGCTTCAAGAAGTATTGTTCTGGACTAACGGTCAGCCGTTTTTAACTCAAAAGATTTGCAAGCTGATTCGTAGTTTATCATCTTCTGTCCCCGAAAAAACTGAAAAAGCCTGGATTAAGAATTTGATTTGCACTAATATTATAGACAACTGGGAAACTCAGGACGAACCAGAGCATTTAAGGACAATTTGCGATCGCATCCTCAAAGGAGAACGACAAGCTACTGATCTGCTGGAACTGTATCGACGAATTTTAGAGCAAGGACAGGTGAGGGCAGTAGATAGTCTGGATGAACGAGAATTGATATTATCAGGGTTATTAGTTAAAGAACAGAGTTATTTAAAAATCCACAACCGGATTTATGAATTAATTTTTAACAATAGTTGGATTGAGCTACAGGCGTCGCTGAATCGAAATATGAATGGTGCAGATCCTGCGAATTAGGGTTCTACCGCTCCCTTGATGTAAAATCTGGTTCACAATCATTGAAAGCTTTATACTGTAGGCATTTCACTTAATACAATGCTAATGGGATCACTGTTGTTCGCATTCAGGCAATTGAAGTTACCCTGACCTCGCCAAATGCGAAATTTGTCAGGCTGTAGACATTATGAGTCAACAGGATCGCATCTGTCAATTCAAAGGTTGTATTACGGGCAAACTCCAGTATGTGCTCTATCAAACACTTTTGACCACAACCACCTGAATTTAGCTGAATTTAGCTGAATTTAGCTGAAATTTAAAAATCCTGAATTTAGCTGAACTTTTAATGTGTGAAAGCAAAATATATTATCAATGTACAAGCACAAATGCTAGGAGAATTTTATGCCTCAGGTCTTGGAAAAAATCACTCGTTCTTTTATTAAACCTGCCTTGTGTTTACTGTTAGTTTTTGGTTGTCTGTTTGGTTTTACTGCTGGAAGCGAAGCTGCTGCTGTTGAAACCAATGCATTAGTCCAAGTCAATCCCCCTGGCGGAATACAGAGCCTTTTATCTAGC includes the following:
- a CDS encoding AAA family ATPase, which codes for MIHNQDILQKDYQIIEKIYESASSLIYRAILKLNNQPIILKILKEDYPSPSELTRYKQEYEITSSLNADNIIKAYKLQRYKNSLVMLLEDFGGESLKILISKHQFSLEVFLTIAIKTTESLAAIHNANIIHKDINSANIVYNQETRQLKIIDFGISTRLSQENQIISNINQLEGTLAYISPEQTGRMNRGIDYRSDFYSLGVTFYELLTNQLPFTTNDPIELVHCHIAQHPKIPNELIASIPLTLSNIIIKLLAKTPEERYQSAWGIKADLETCLQQLKTTGNIGHFSLGSQDISDKFHIPQKLYGREQEITQLLTTFERVSQGKAEIILVSGYSGIGKSALVNEIHKPITKQRGFFINGKFDQLQRDIPYAAITQAWQGLVRQLLSEPEITLKTWKEKILAVLGNNSQIIIDIIPDLEKIIGKQPPVEQLGATETQDRFNLFFARFVHIFSQKEHPLTIFLDDLQWADLPSLNLIEKLITNVDSQYLLIIGAYRNNEVSPTHPLTQTLEQIKKAEVIINQIMLQPLGISDVKQLMADTLNCSREDVQPLAELVTKKTAGNSFFITQLLQTLYKEKLLVLNVPQLPIHQRENNQGFWQWNIEKIQQIGITDNVVDLVVRKIEKLEQNTQNILKLAACIGNRFNLEILSIVNRKSLTFTSQEIQPALQEGLIIPLSNDYKLPLLWSEEEISGDTSEISSDFILKNSTSIPYKFLHDRVQQAAYSLILEAEKKSIHLQIGRLLRNNTPADELEENIFNIVHQLNEGLSLITEPLEKYELAKLNLQAAKKSKASTAYEPALKYLEMGLSLLGSNSWNEQYTLTWELHIETLELLYLNTKFDQFEEFSNTVLQQAQEILDQAKINQLQILYYCTTFQANKAIDIAIKISRKLGTHISQEQGDIENKIAQQQDLIQLFLQDKNLEYLYQLPVMTDKYQIAIVQILQQIIAATHTTNFPLFVEIILIQLNLCIKYGNPPNAAYIYNTYGMLLCSIKQDIDYGYQFGNLALKLVEKSKIKKLEVFVLQMYYGQIWHWKEYLRNIVAQNKLIYGFKIGIDTGGNEFASYVAINYCLIKFFGGQNLEEVEQDYQKYSGVIKNLKLQFSIFIMETFHKLIIKFLGINNYDKLIISDNVEQEYLENWIQNNSQWLIFFFYFTRTFYCYLLKDYACACANGIKAEKYVEASSSFLTAPQHNFYSSLSYLAHYSACDIKQQQNLIEQVDKNQESMKIWSNHCPENFQHKYDLVAAEKARALVQYWQAEDLYERAIQGAKKYEFIHEEALAYERAAEFYLHLGREEIGQLYLRNAHHCYTRWGAKAKVKQLEDEYPEYFIGNTNQGTAKSLSTTISTSGSNGEFLDLTTVIKASQALAGEIVLNKLLAKLMKIMIENAGARKGFLLLHSDDNWVIEAVGAIDSDDVTILQSIPVDSPDASTPLLSTAIINYVARTQENVVLNDATQEGQFTRDPYIVITQPKSILCTPLLNQGKLSGILYLENNLATGAFTPERVEVLNILSSQAAISIKNSRLYATLEQKVEKRTQELSQTLEILKETQAKLEFENALLKSAEEASIYDYQVGGSLPIDAPTYVVRSADRYLYKALKSGEFCYILNTRQMGKSSLMVRMMHYLQQESFCCAAIDMTRIGSENITPEQWYKGLAVELWQGFDLLGKVNLKAWWQENIELSPVQRLSRFFEEVLLGEVKLPDNTLAPKIVIFLDEIDSVLGLDFSVNDFFALVRSCYNQRGINPEYQRLCFVLLGVATPSDLITDYRRTPFNIGQAIQLHGFQLHEAQPLLQGLSDKVSNPQAVLQEVLFWTNGQPFLTQKICKLIRSLSSSVPEKTEKAWIKNLICTNIIDNWETQDEPEHLRTICDRILKGERQATDLLELYRRILEQGQVRAVDSLDERELILSGLLVKEQSYLKIHNRIYELIFNNSWIELQASLNRNMNGADPAN